Genomic DNA from Niabella ginsenosidivorans:
GCCAAGTCGGATGCCATGAAAGATGTGGTGATAACGGGTTATGGAAAGCAATCAAAAATTACCGTTACCGGAGCTATTTCTTCCGTAAACATGAACGATATGCACACGCCGGTGCCCAATCTCTCCAATGCCCTGGCAGGAAAAGTGGCCGGTATCATTTCGGTGCAATCCAGCGGTGAGCCCGGCTATGATAATGCTACCTTTACCATTCGCGGTATTGGAACTTTTAATAACGTTGACCGCGGCACTGCTGCCCCTTTAATTATAGTAGACGGGGTGCAACGGGAAGATGTGAACAGCAGCTATGGTGGCTCTTTTAATAATATAGACCCCGAAGATGTAGCCAGCATCAGTTTACTGAAAGATGCATCTGCAACGGCTATGTATGGCGCTAAAGGCGCCAACGGCGTGCTGATCATTACTACTAAAAGAGGGATTGCTGGCAAACCCAGAATTTCATTGAAAGCCGAAACCGGCCTGACCGGTTTTACCAAAAGACCGGAGATGCTGGATGGAGTGAGCTATATGCAGCTGTACAATGAAGCCCGTACCAATATGGGGCTGACACCTTTTTATACGGATGAACAAATTCAAAAAACAGCCAGTGGACTGGACCCTTATTTGTACCCAAATGTAAACTGGGTAGATGAAGTGTATGGTAGATATGCCTCCCTCACCAATGCCAACGTAAATGTATCCGGTGGCGGTGAAGCCGTGCGGTATTTTCTTTCCGGTTCGTTTTACGATCAGGTAGGTCCCTATAACGTAAAAAAAATGAACGATTTTAATCCCAATCTTTCTTTTAAGCGTTATGATTTCCGCACCAACCTGGATGTAAATGTTACCCGTACCACGTTGTTGCAGCTTAACCTGGACGCAATGCTGGTGAATGCCCGCTACCCCGGTATTTCAGCGGGAGATCTCTGGTATCTGTCCTATGCTACTACCCCCGTGGGGTTTCCTGTGAATTATCCGGGCGGGAAATGGGCCGGGCCCGTCAATAACGGCGGTAACAACCCGCTGAACGAAGTGCAGAACAATGGTTACAGCACTGAATTCCGGCCTACCGTACAATCGGTATTTACGTTAACGCAAAAGCTGGATGCCATTACCAAAGGCCTTTCTGCCTACGGGCGTTTTTCATTTGACAGCTATGGCGAGTTTGACAACCGCCGCCGTCATACCAACGACCTGTTCCTGGCTACCGGCCGGGATGAGCAGGGCAACCTTATTTACACCCAAACCCGCGTAGGGCAGCAGTTCCTGGACTACTCACAGAGTGCCACCGGTGAGCGGGTGATGTACCTGGAGGGGAACCTGAATTATGACCGTTACTTTGGGGATCATCATTTCGGGGGTATGATTTTATACAATATGCGGAACCGGCTGGTAAGCACGGCAGGCGATGCCATCAGCTCCATTCCCTACCGGAATCAAAGCCTGGCCGGCCGGATCAACTATGGTTATAACGATAAATACCTGCTGGAGTTGAACGCCGGGTATACCGGTTCTGAGAACTTTGAAAAAGGAAAGCGCTTTGGGCTTTTCCCATCGGTTTCCGGTGGCTGGGTCATATCCAAAGAAAGATTCTTTGACGGGTTAAGCAATACCCTTTCCCTCCTGAAGCTGAGGGCCTCGTATGGTGTTGTGGGAAATGATAATATAGGTGGCTCAAGGTTTCCTTATCTCACTCAAATGGGCAGTGGTAGCGGAACCGGCTTTGGGCTCAATGGCAGCAATGCAGGAGGAATTACCGAAAACATCATCGGGGTGGAGGACCTTACCTGGGAGCGGTCTTATAAAACTGACATCGGGCTGGAGCTGGGGTTGTTTAAAAAACTGAATATAACGGCTGATTATTTTACAGACCGCCGTAAAGATATCCTGATCAGCAGGCAGACGCTTTCTTCCATTGCCGGTTATAATGGCGCACAGGTGTTTGCCAACCTGGGCGAGGCCCTTAACCGGGGTATTGACGGGAATATTGAATACAATGATCAGATCGGAAAAGTAGGATTGCGCGTATATGGAAATGTAACCTATGCAGTCAATAAAATTGTTTATCAGGATGAGCCTGAAAGAAAATATGCATATCAGCGCGGCACCGGGCGTATGTATGGTGAGTTTACCGGTTATGTTGCGGACGGGCTTTTTGTAGACCAGGATGATATTAACAGCCGCCCGGCACAGCAGTTTGGCGTGGTGGCGCCGGGGGATGTGCGCTACCTTGATCAGAATGGAGATCAGGTAATTGATGCCGGCGACTGGGTGTACCTTGGAAAATCCTGGTTCCCCAAATGGCTGTATGGTGCCGGCTTTTCAGTCAGTTATCACAATTTTGATCTTTCTGCCCTGTTCCAGGGCATCGCCGATGTGGGCATTATGGCTAATGGTTCCCGGATACTTGGTAATAATATGGGGGCGGATGGCGTGGGTGTAATTCCCTTCTCCGGAATCGGGCAATACCCGAATAATACCCTAAGCATTTTAAAAGACCGCTGGACGGCAGATGATCCGCGCCAGGATGCCTACTATCCCCGCATCACAATTGCCAACCTCGGAGATAATAATTACCTCAATAGCAGCCGTTGGTTAAAGGATGGTTCCTACCTGAGGTTAAAGCAGGCCTCACTGGGTTATAATTTTTCTACTGAAAAAATGAAGCGCTATGGGTTCAGTTCCCTTTATCTTTATTTATCCGGTCAAAACCTGCTTACCTTTTCCAAATTTAAACTATGGGATCCGGAACTGGGTTCCAATGGCGCCAAATACCCGATCACCAGAATGTACACTTTTGGCATCCGGGCGCTGTTTTAATTGTTTTACTAATAATCTAATGTACGATGAATAAATTTTATATCTGCTGTTCAGCTGTTTGCCTGCTTGCCATCGGTTTCTCTGGTTGTAGCAAATACCTTGATAAGAAGCCGGACAACCTGTTGACCTCGGAAATGATCTGGCAAAAAAGATCTACCGCGGAATCCTACCTGAACCAGGTATACAGTTATATACAGCAACCCGCTGATGACTATACTGTATTGGGTGCCAGCGATGAAACCTCCTGCAGTATATCAACCGTAAATGTGCGCAAAATGATCACCGGCAACTGGAGCCCGCAAAGCAATTACTGGAACAACTGGCCTGGTTATTATGCCGGGATCCGCCAGTCCTTTGTGTTGGAGCAGAATATTGATAAAGTGCCGGCTGTGGAGTTAAGCGATGATTTAAAAAGCCAGTATAAAAGTGAAGCGCTCTTTTTAAGAGGCTGGTATTACTGGAAACTGCTCCGCCAGTTTGGCCCGTTTGTGATCCTGGATGGAACCCTGAGTTTGACCGAAGACTTCAGTAAGTATACCCGCTCATCTTTTGAGGCTTGTGTGGCGGAAATAAACCGGTTGATGGATCAGGCAGCAAATGGCCTGCCGTTGGAATGGTCAAGTTCTTCCAATTACGGGCGGCCCACCAAAGGAGCCTGCTTAGCTGTGAAAGCGCAGGTGGCATTACTGGCAGCCAGCCCTCTCTGGAATGGGAATGCAAAGCTGGCAGGTCTTAGGAACCAGAATGGTACTGCCCTTGCTCCCGCAGCCTATGATGCCAGTAAGTGGAAGATAGCAGCAGATGCCGCAAAGGCCGTCATTGATTTAAACGAATACAAATTGTATTATAATACGGATGATGGTGATCCGGCTTTTGATCCCCTGCTTTCTTACCGCAATGTGTTTATATCCAACTGGAATAAAGAAATCATTTTTTCCTCCAACCTGGCCGGGGCTTACTGGTATTGGGGATGGGAAAAACGCTGCGCTCCCAATCCCGGTGGTATCAATATGCAGAATGCCACTCAAAATGTGGTAGATGCTTTTTATATGCGTAATGGCCGTACTATTGATGACCCTGCTTCGGGATATGTGGAAAACGGTTTTACGGATGATGATGACCCTGCGCATTGGGGTGTGGCAAAGGACGGAGTGAACCGCGGTTATGTTGCGGGCAACAGCAACATGTATGTGGGCCGGGAAGCCCGTTTCTATGCCTGCATCCTGTATAATGGAAAACCCGTTATTGCTGCCCCAACCAGTGATGACCGTAATTATTTTTCATCCGATGCCAACAGGGATGGCCGCGGGCGCTCAGAGTTTTACTATAGTGGTAAATCCGGAGCGTTGGCTTCAAACAGCGGTGATATTACGGGTTATCTTGTAGCAAAAGGAGTAAGCCCTGCAACCAATATCCGCAATGACCAGGCAGCATACCGGCCCTATATTCATATCCGGTATGCCGAAATTTTGCTGGACTATATAGAAGCACTGAATGAATATGCCC
This window encodes:
- a CDS encoding TonB-dependent receptor, yielding MSKNCNRTFIFRSWLLKIVISCCCLHLSARAQAQDNPEQHRVSVRLNSASYYQVFQLIKRQTGCVFFYSNQVLNDKEKVSLNFQNAKLEEVLDYLFRDKNISYRIRGQKILLSEKKAAPAKTPEIPVKQLTRREDSTFVKGTVMDEEGKPMPGVSVVPRDRPGSGVTTDDLGIFVITVKPGELLDVSMVGMNPQEAVVPQRGNLKITLTAKSDAMKDVVITGYGKQSKITVTGAISSVNMNDMHTPVPNLSNALAGKVAGIISVQSSGEPGYDNATFTIRGIGTFNNVDRGTAAPLIIVDGVQREDVNSSYGGSFNNIDPEDVASISLLKDASATAMYGAKGANGVLIITTKRGIAGKPRISLKAETGLTGFTKRPEMLDGVSYMQLYNEARTNMGLTPFYTDEQIQKTASGLDPYLYPNVNWVDEVYGRYASLTNANVNVSGGGEAVRYFLSGSFYDQVGPYNVKKMNDFNPNLSFKRYDFRTNLDVNVTRTTLLQLNLDAMLVNARYPGISAGDLWYLSYATTPVGFPVNYPGGKWAGPVNNGGNNPLNEVQNNGYSTEFRPTVQSVFTLTQKLDAITKGLSAYGRFSFDSYGEFDNRRRHTNDLFLATGRDEQGNLIYTQTRVGQQFLDYSQSATGERVMYLEGNLNYDRYFGDHHFGGMILYNMRNRLVSTAGDAISSIPYRNQSLAGRINYGYNDKYLLELNAGYTGSENFEKGKRFGLFPSVSGGWVISKERFFDGLSNTLSLLKLRASYGVVGNDNIGGSRFPYLTQMGSGSGTGFGLNGSNAGGITENIIGVEDLTWERSYKTDIGLELGLFKKLNITADYFTDRRKDILISRQTLSSIAGYNGAQVFANLGEALNRGIDGNIEYNDQIGKVGLRVYGNVTYAVNKIVYQDEPERKYAYQRGTGRMYGEFTGYVADGLFVDQDDINSRPAQQFGVVAPGDVRYLDQNGDQVIDAGDWVYLGKSWFPKWLYGAGFSVSYHNFDLSALFQGIADVGIMANGSRILGNNMGADGVGVIPFSGIGQYPNNTLSILKDRWTADDPRQDAYYPRITIANLGDNNYLNSSRWLKDGSYLRLKQASLGYNFSTEKMKRYGFSSLYLYLSGQNLLTFSKFKLWDPELGSNGAKYPITRMYTFGIRALF
- a CDS encoding RagB/SusD family nutrient uptake outer membrane protein, with protein sequence MNKFYICCSAVCLLAIGFSGCSKYLDKKPDNLLTSEMIWQKRSTAESYLNQVYSYIQQPADDYTVLGASDETSCSISTVNVRKMITGNWSPQSNYWNNWPGYYAGIRQSFVLEQNIDKVPAVELSDDLKSQYKSEALFLRGWYYWKLLRQFGPFVILDGTLSLTEDFSKYTRSSFEACVAEINRLMDQAANGLPLEWSSSSNYGRPTKGACLAVKAQVALLAASPLWNGNAKLAGLRNQNGTALAPAAYDASKWKIAADAAKAVIDLNEYKLYYNTDDGDPAFDPLLSYRNVFISNWNKEIIFSSNLAGAYWYWGWEKRCAPNPGGINMQNATQNVVDAFYMRNGRTIDDPASGYVENGFTDDDDPAHWGVAKDGVNRGYVAGNSNMYVGREARFYACILYNGKPVIAAPTSDDRNYFSSDANRDGRGRSEFYYSGKSGALASNSGDITGYLVAKGVSPATNIRNDQAAYRPYIHIRYAEILLDYIEALNEYAPGNSDILKYLNAIRSRAGLPGFETVYPEKISSQAEMRKVIIRERQVELCFEGDRYFTLVRRLMMGDANVKAVYRMNVNANDNGEGFSFTPFYNRNLLQTRYWADKMYLFPIYQDDLDKTKGLVQNPGW